From Allofrancisella guangzhouensis, a single genomic window includes:
- a CDS encoding mechanosensitive ion channel domain-containing protein: protein MIKHFDNFFWINLTVAFIILVVGFFLSKYTKSLTYNLLKRYDNTVSQFLASLVYVIFLVLVVVVALAKLGVPISPITGVLTGIVFGISMSLRASYSVFASGIMLAFSKPFEIGDNVDIGGSVGVVKSIGFLYTRLKNEANDEVVIANNMVMSKVITKLSNK, encoded by the coding sequence ATGATTAAACATTTTGACAATTTTTTTTGGATAAATTTAACTGTAGCATTTATTATACTGGTAGTAGGATTTTTTTTATCAAAATACACAAAATCATTAACTTATAACTTATTAAAGAGATATGACAATACTGTATCTCAGTTTTTGGCAAGTCTAGTTTATGTGATTTTTTTAGTTCTAGTAGTCGTAGTGGCTTTAGCCAAGCTGGGGGTACCAATTTCTCCTATAACAGGTGTTTTAACTGGTATAGTGTTTGGTATATCAATGTCGCTAAGGGCATCTTATAGTGTTTTTGCATCTGGTATAATGCTTGCTTTTAGTAAGCCCTTTGAGATTGGCGATAATGTTGATATAGGAGGTTCAGTAGGTGTTGTTAAATCTATAGGTTTTTTGTATACAAGGCTAAAGAATGAAGCTAATGATGAGGTTGTAATCGCAAACAATATGGTTATGTCAAAAGTGATTACAAAATTGTCTAATAAATAG
- the tuf gene encoding elongation factor Tu: MAKEKFERSKPHVNVGTIGHVDHGKTTLTAAITKVMAEKNGGSARRFDEIDNAPEEKARGITINTSHVEYESPNRHYAHVDCPGHADYVKNMITGAAQMDGAILVCSAADGPMPQTREHILLSRQVGVPYIVVFLNKCDMVDDEELLELVEMEVRELLDQYEFPGDDTPIIMGSALKALEGDEKYVEKIVELVQAMDDYIPAPERDTDKPFILPIEDVFSISGRGTVVTGRIERGVINVGDEVEVVGIRPTQKTTVTGVEMFRKLLDRGEAGDNVGILVRGLKRDDVERGQVLCKPGSIKPHTKFEAEVYVLSKEEGGRHTPFFKGYRPQFYFRTTDITGAVELPEGVEMVMPGDNIKMVITLINPIAMDEGLRFAIREGGRTVGAGVVAKIIE; the protein is encoded by the coding sequence ATGGCTAAAGAAAAATTTGAACGTTCGAAGCCGCACGTAAACGTAGGTACAATTGGTCACGTTGACCATGGTAAGACTACCCTTACTGCAGCTATCACTAAAGTTATGGCTGAAAAAAACGGTGGTTCTGCTCGTAGGTTTGACGAGATCGATAATGCGCCGGAAGAAAAGGCACGTGGTATTACTATTAATACTTCTCACGTAGAGTATGAGTCTCCAAATAGACACTATGCTCACGTCGACTGCCCAGGACACGCTGATTACGTTAAAAACATGATTACTGGTGCTGCTCAGATGGATGGTGCTATCTTGGTATGTTCTGCTGCTGATGGTCCTATGCCACAAACTCGTGAGCATATTCTACTTTCTCGTCAGGTCGGGGTTCCATATATTGTTGTTTTCTTGAATAAATGTGACATGGTTGATGACGAAGAGTTGTTAGAGCTTGTGGAAATGGAAGTTCGTGAATTGTTAGATCAATATGAGTTTCCTGGTGATGATACTCCTATTATTATGGGTTCTGCTCTTAAAGCGTTAGAAGGTGATGAGAAGTACGTTGAGAAGATTGTTGAGCTAGTTCAAGCTATGGATGACTATATTCCGGCTCCAGAGCGTGATACTGATAAACCATTTATCCTTCCGATTGAAGACGTGTTCTCTATTTCAGGTCGTGGTACAGTTGTGACAGGTCGTATTGAGCGTGGTGTTATAAACGTTGGTGATGAAGTTGAAGTTGTGGGTATCCGTCCTACTCAAAAAACTACAGTAACAGGTGTTGAGATGTTCCGTAAGCTTCTAGATAGAGGAGAAGCTGGTGATAACGTTGGTATCCTAGTTCGTGGTCTTAAGAGAGACGACGTTGAGCGTGGACAAGTATTATGTAAGCCAGGTTCAATTAAGCCTCATACTAAATTTGAAGCTGAAGTTTATGTACTTTCTAAAGAAGAGGGTGGTAGACATACGCCATTCTTTAAAGGTTATAGACCACAGTTCTATTTCCGTACTACAGATATTACTGGTGCTGTTGAGCTACCAGAAGGTGTAGAGATGGTTATGCCTGGTGATAACATTAAAATGGTTATAACACTAATTAACCCGATTGCAATGGATGAGGGTTTACGTTTCGCTATCCGTGAAGGTGGTAGAACAGTTGGAGCTGGTGTTGTTGCTAAAATTATCGAGTAA
- the secE gene encoding preprotein translocase subunit SecE, producing MKKSQNFNKVWVSGATKTTEVTKVSGSINVLLWLTTVAIVVVGVFITMVSNIWSFSYSSYNTSIAVVVVLAALVVVRFTNQGRRFWAFFKASKLELSKVVWPTRRETMTVSAMVIVVVIIFAIFISIFGMMFEKFIQYFLG from the coding sequence GTGAAAAAGAGTCAAAATTTTAATAAAGTTTGGGTGAGTGGAGCTACTAAAACTACTGAAGTAACAAAAGTTTCAGGCTCTATTAATGTTTTGCTGTGGTTAACTACTGTAGCTATCGTGGTTGTTGGTGTTTTTATTACCATGGTTTCAAATATTTGGAGCTTTAGTTATAGTTCTTATAACACATCAATAGCAGTGGTAGTTGTTTTGGCGGCATTGGTGGTTGTGAGATTTACTAACCAGGGTCGTAGATTTTGGGCTTTTTTTAAGGCTTCAAAATTGGAGCTTTCTAAAGTTGTTTGGCCTACGCGTAGAGAAACTATGACTGTATCTGCGATGGTTATAGTGGTAGTGATTATTTTTGCTATCTTCATATCTATCTTTGGTATGATGTTTGAAAAATTTATTCAATATTTCCTAGGTTAA
- the nusG gene encoding transcription termination/antitermination protein NusG has translation MLWYVVQVHSGYEKRVKTQLEENIKIAGLENNFGRILVPTENVVEMKAGQKRKSERKYFPGYVLMEADLTTDAWQLVKSVPRVLTVVGSRGKPIPLSKQEIERILGFMEGSKNAVEPRLRKSYQVGEVVRVLEGPFNDFTGVVEEVNYEKSRLRVAVSIFGRSTPVELEFSQVEKES, from the coding sequence ATGCTTTGGTATGTTGTGCAGGTGCACTCAGGTTATGAGAAAAGAGTAAAAACTCAGTTAGAAGAAAATATTAAAATAGCTGGTTTGGAAAATAATTTTGGTAGAATACTTGTTCCTACTGAGAATGTGGTAGAGATGAAGGCTGGTCAAAAGCGTAAAAGTGAACGTAAATATTTTCCTGGATATGTTTTGATGGAGGCTGATCTTACCACAGATGCATGGCAGCTTGTTAAGTCAGTTCCTAGGGTGTTAACAGTTGTTGGTTCTAGAGGTAAGCCTATTCCATTGAGTAAGCAAGAGATTGAGAGAATACTTGGCTTTATGGAAGGAAGTAAAAACGCTGTTGAGCCAAGATTAAGAAAATCGTATCAGGTTGGTGAAGTTGTTAGAGTTCTTGAGGGGCCATTTAATGACTTTACTGGTGTGGTAGAAGAGGTTAACTATGAAAAATCAAGATTGAGAGTGGCTGTATCTATATTTGGTAGATCCACGCCTGTTGAGCTTGAATTTTCGCAAGTTGAAAAAGAGTCTTAG
- the rplK gene encoding 50S ribosomal protein L11 produces MAKKKVEAIIKLQVAAGKANPSPPIGPALGQRGVNIMQFCKEFNAKTQGMEPGMPIPVEISVYSDRSFTFEMKTPPASYLIKKAVNIKSGSSNPSKEVVATITREQLEEIAKVKDPDLTAANLDAAVRIIAGSARSMGVKVEEGVA; encoded by the coding sequence ATGGCTAAGAAAAAAGTAGAAGCTATTATTAAATTACAAGTTGCTGCTGGTAAGGCTAATCCAAGTCCTCCTATAGGACCTGCATTAGGACAGCGTGGTGTTAATATTATGCAATTCTGTAAAGAATTTAACGCTAAAACTCAAGGTATGGAACCGGGGATGCCTATTCCTGTTGAGATTTCTGTATATAGTGATCGCAGTTTCACATTTGAGATGAAAACTCCTCCGGCTTCTTATTTAATTAAAAAAGCAGTTAATATAAAATCAGGTTCTTCGAACCCTTCAAAAGAGGTTGTTGCTACGATTACTCGTGAGCAGCTAGAAGAAATTGCTAAAGTAAAAGATCCTGATTTGACAGCTGCTAATTTAGATGCTGCTGTAAGAATTATTGCTGGTAGTGCTCGTAGTATGGGTGTAAAAGTTGAAGAGGGGGTTGCGTAA
- the rplA gene encoding 50S ribosomal protein L1: MAKISKRMKIIAAKIDAEKKYPVVEAFDILREVSSVKFVESVDVSVALGVDPRKSDQVVRGASVLPNGTGKTVRVAVFAKGPAADAAKDAGADIVGMEDLADDVKKGNMNFDVVIASPDAMRVVGQLGQILGPKGLMPNPKVGTVTMDVAKAVRDAKAGQVRYRVDKAGIIHTTIGKVNFTSDALKQNLEQLLVDLKKAKPSVSKGIYLKKVSVSSTMGPGIAVDFSDLSI; this comes from the coding sequence ATGGCTAAAATTTCAAAAAGAATGAAGATTATAGCAGCTAAAATAGATGCTGAGAAAAAATATCCTGTAGTAGAGGCTTTTGATATTCTAAGAGAAGTTTCTTCGGTTAAATTCGTTGAATCTGTCGATGTATCAGTTGCTTTGGGTGTTGACCCTCGTAAATCTGATCAGGTAGTTAGAGGGGCTTCTGTTCTTCCTAATGGAACTGGTAAAACTGTTAGAGTGGCGGTTTTTGCAAAAGGTCCTGCTGCAGATGCAGCTAAAGATGCTGGAGCTGATATTGTGGGGATGGAAGATCTTGCTGATGATGTTAAAAAAGGCAATATGAATTTTGATGTTGTAATTGCTTCTCCTGATGCTATGAGAGTAGTTGGTCAGTTGGGACAAATCTTGGGTCCTAAAGGGCTTATGCCAAATCCTAAGGTTGGTACTGTAACTATGGATGTAGCTAAGGCAGTAAGAGATGCAAAAGCAGGTCAAGTTAGATATAGAGTTGATAAGGCTGGTATAATACATACTACTATTGGTAAGGTTAACTTTACTTCTGATGCATTAAAACAAAACCTGGAGCAACTTTTGGTTGACCTTAAAAAAGCTAAACCATCTGTTTCTAAGGGCATATATCTGAAAAAAGTTTCTGTATCTAGTACTATGGGTCCAGGAATAGCGGTTGACTTTTCGGATTTAAGTATATAG
- the rplJ gene encoding 50S ribosomal protein L10, with protein MALRIEDKKAIVAEVAEQVSSALSAAVADYRGLTVNEMTSLRKQARESGVYLRVVRNNLARLAIKGTDFECLGDALKGPLVLALSKDEPGAAAKLFKNFQKDHKAFEVKNLAMSGELFGPEKLDDFAKLPSREEALATLLSVMQAPVTKFVRTLNEIPSQVVRVFAAVGDSK; from the coding sequence ATGGCACTTAGAATAGAGGATAAAAAAGCAATTGTCGCTGAAGTTGCTGAACAAGTGTCCTCAGCGTTGTCTGCAGCAGTAGCCGACTATCGTGGTTTGACTGTTAATGAAATGACTTCATTAAGAAAACAAGCTCGTGAGTCTGGAGTTTATTTAAGAGTTGTTCGTAACAACTTAGCACGTTTAGCAATTAAAGGAACTGATTTTGAGTGTCTTGGTGATGCTCTTAAAGGTCCTCTTGTTCTTGCTCTTTCTAAGGATGAGCCAGGTGCGGCAGCTAAGCTATTTAAAAACTTTCAAAAGGATCATAAGGCTTTTGAGGTTAAAAATTTAGCTATGTCTGGTGAACTGTTTGGTCCAGAAAAGTTAGATGACTTTGCTAAGCTTCCTAGTAGGGAAGAGGCACTTGCTACATTACTTAGTGTTATGCAAGCACCGGTTACTAAGTTTGTTCGTACTCTTAATGAGATTCCTTCTCAGGTGGTACGAGTATTTGCTGCTGTTGGAGATAGTAAATAA
- the rplL gene encoding 50S ribosomal protein L7/L12: MAITKEDILNAVAEMSVMDVCDLVKMMEDKFGVSAAAAVAVAAGPVAGPAEAAEEKTEFDVVLVDAGSNKIAAIKAVRGATGLGLKEAKDAVEGTPFTVKEAASKEEAEALKKQLEEAGAKVELK; encoded by the coding sequence ATGGCTATAACAAAAGAAGATATCCTAAATGCTGTTGCTGAAATGAGCGTAATGGATGTGTGTGATTTAGTTAAAATGATGGAAGATAAATTTGGTGTATCTGCTGCAGCTGCTGTTGCTGTTGCTGCTGGTCCAGTTGCTGGTCCGGCTGAGGCTGCTGAAGAGAAAACTGAGTTTGACGTTGTTTTAGTTGATGCTGGTTCAAATAAAATTGCTGCTATTAAAGCAGTAAGAGGTGCAACTGGTTTAGGTCTTAAAGAAGCTAAAGATGCTGTAGAAGGTACTCCTTTCACAGTTAAAGAAGCTGCTTCTAAAGAAGAAGCTGAAGCTCTTAAAAAGCAACTTGAAGAAGCAGGCGCAAAAGTTGAGCTTAAATAA
- the rpoB gene encoding DNA-directed RNA polymerase subunit beta, with protein MSYSYAEKKRIRKEFGELPHILDVPYLLSIQTESYKKFLIPEAVKGRSYSGLEQVLKQSFPVESKNGQYELHYVDYQIGEPTFDESECQVRGATYDAPLNVKMRLVVYNKEALPNEKIVEDIREEYVYMGDIPLMTTNGTFIVNGTERVVVSQLHRSPGVFFSKDDAEEGAFSARIIPYRGSWLDFEFDSKGIIWARIDRKRKICATVILKALGYSQEDILKYFSTSKTIKFDGENFGLKLGDLSSMKGELLKFDITDSEGNIVAKKNKKITSKDIKKIKDAGIDSVAIDFDLVSTLRVAKDIVSKNTGEVIAYANDDVTENLLDACIEAGMNELEVIDFITIEKGRYISDTLKYDITKNTDEALVEIYKVLRPGDPPAAASVKALFEGLFFIESRYSLSDIGRMKLNARLGSDKVSKDVYTLENSDIVGVLEELIKIRDGKGKVDDIDHLGNRRVRSVGEMVENQFRIGLYRVEKGIRESMSLVHKDKLMPKDIVNSKPITASIKEFFTSGALSQFMDQDNPLSEVTHKRRISALGPGGLSRDRAGFEVRDVHATHYGRLCPIETPEGPNIGLINSLAIYSRVNDYGFLEAPYRKVVNGKVTDEIEYLSATDEDNYVIAQASTQLDENNHFVDELIQCRSGGEAMFTESSRVQYMDVSAKQMVSAAAALIPFLEHDDANRVLMGANMQRQAVPTLKSEKPLVGTGIEKIVARDSGNCIIARNPGTVVEVDSNRIVVKVNTKKSKTNRLVDIYSLTKFKRSNKNTCINQRPIVNVGDKVEQGDILADGFATDFGELSLGHNLMVAFMPWNGYNFEDSILLSERVVKDDKYTSIHIEEFTCVARDTKLGPEEITADIPNVSESSLVKLDESGIVYIGANVEAGDILVAKITPKAEQQLTPEERLLRAIFNEKASNVADSSLRMPSGTSGTVINVQVFENDKGGKSHRALKIEKELIEKTRKDFDEEFSVIESIVKQSIEKDIVGAEILKAKGLKKGAVLTKEFLEKLPFSRWLEITFEDEDLNTKVLKAKEYYDEAKIAIDSRFEAKKKSITQSNELSPGVLKTVKVFVAIKKRIQPGDKMAGRHGNKGVVSRVLPIEDMPYMEDGTPVDVCLNPLGIPSRMNIGQILEAHMGLASYGLGKKIEKTLDQTRKAAELRKTLDEVYNSVGGKKVDLDALSDEEILQLCENLKEGVPIATPVFDGAKEEDIKSLLQLGGFATDGQMKLFDGRTGKAFDRNVTVGYMYMLKLDHLVDDKMHARSTGSYSLVTQQPLGGKAQFGGQRFGEMEVWALQAYGAAYTLREMLTVKSDDIAGRSKMYKNIVDGKLTMNVDVPESFNVLRNEVRALGIDMDFDYSAEEE; from the coding sequence ATGTCTTACTCATACGCTGAGAAAAAAAGAATTCGTAAAGAGTTTGGGGAGTTACCTCATATCTTAGATGTACCATATTTGCTCTCTATCCAGACAGAGTCATATAAGAAATTTTTAATCCCAGAAGCGGTAAAAGGTAGAAGTTATTCTGGTTTGGAACAGGTGCTTAAGCAGTCTTTTCCTGTAGAAAGTAAAAATGGTCAATATGAACTTCATTATGTTGATTATCAAATCGGTGAGCCAACTTTTGATGAGAGTGAGTGTCAGGTTCGTGGGGCTACCTATGATGCTCCTCTTAATGTTAAAATGAGATTGGTTGTTTATAATAAAGAAGCTCTTCCAAATGAAAAAATCGTTGAAGATATCAGAGAAGAGTATGTATATATGGGTGATATACCATTAATGACTACAAATGGTACTTTTATTGTTAATGGTACTGAAAGGGTAGTTGTTTCTCAGTTACATAGATCTCCTGGAGTGTTTTTTAGTAAGGATGATGCAGAAGAAGGGGCTTTCTCTGCTCGTATAATCCCATATAGAGGTTCATGGTTGGACTTTGAATTTGATTCAAAAGGTATTATTTGGGCTAGAATAGATAGAAAAAGAAAGATTTGTGCAACTGTTATTTTGAAGGCGCTAGGATATTCACAAGAAGATATTTTAAAATATTTTTCTACTAGCAAAACTATCAAATTTGATGGTGAAAATTTTGGCTTGAAGTTGGGCGATCTTTCTTCGATGAAAGGAGAACTCTTAAAATTTGATATTACGGATTCAGAAGGCAATATAGTAGCTAAAAAAAATAAAAAAATTACTTCTAAAGATATTAAAAAAATAAAAGATGCGGGTATTGATTCAGTAGCTATAGATTTTGATCTGGTAAGTACGCTTAGAGTGGCAAAAGATATTGTCAGTAAAAATACAGGTGAAGTTATAGCCTACGCAAATGATGACGTTACAGAAAATTTATTAGATGCTTGTATAGAAGCAGGAATGAATGAATTAGAAGTTATAGATTTTATAACTATAGAAAAGGGTAGATATATCTCTGATACTCTTAAGTATGATATTACAAAAAATACAGATGAAGCTTTGGTCGAAATTTATAAAGTTTTAAGACCAGGTGATCCTCCAGCAGCAGCGTCTGTGAAAGCTTTATTTGAAGGATTATTTTTTATTGAAAGTAGATATAGCCTGTCTGATATCGGTAGAATGAAGCTAAATGCAAGATTAGGTTCTGACAAGGTTTCTAAAGATGTTTATACGCTTGAAAATAGCGATATAGTAGGTGTTCTTGAGGAGCTTATTAAAATTCGTGACGGTAAAGGAAAAGTCGATGATATTGATCATCTTGGCAATAGACGTGTACGTTCTGTTGGTGAAATGGTTGAAAACCAATTTAGAATAGGTCTTTATCGTGTAGAAAAAGGTATTCGTGAGAGTATGTCTTTAGTGCATAAAGATAAGCTAATGCCAAAAGATATTGTTAACTCTAAGCCTATTACAGCTTCGATAAAAGAGTTTTTTACTTCTGGTGCATTATCTCAATTTATGGATCAAGATAACCCTTTATCAGAGGTTACTCACAAAAGAAGAATTTCTGCATTGGGTCCAGGCGGGTTATCTCGTGATAGAGCAGGATTTGAGGTTCGTGACGTTCATGCGACTCATTATGGTAGATTATGTCCTATTGAGACGCCAGAGGGTCCAAATATTGGTCTTATTAATTCCTTAGCAATTTACTCTAGAGTAAATGATTATGGTTTCTTAGAGGCTCCTTATAGAAAGGTTGTTAATGGTAAAGTTACAGATGAAATTGAATATTTATCAGCAACTGATGAAGATAATTATGTAATCGCTCAGGCTTCAACTCAACTTGATGAAAATAATCATTTTGTTGACGAGTTGATACAATGCCGTTCAGGTGGTGAAGCTATGTTTACAGAATCTAGTAGAGTGCAATATATGGATGTTTCTGCTAAACAGATGGTCTCAGCAGCTGCAGCATTAATTCCTTTCTTAGAGCATGATGATGCAAATAGGGTATTGATGGGTGCAAACATGCAACGTCAAGCAGTTCCAACACTTAAGTCTGAGAAACCTTTAGTTGGTACTGGGATAGAAAAAATTGTTGCTAGAGACTCTGGTAACTGTATTATTGCTAGAAATCCTGGAACAGTTGTTGAAGTTGACTCAAATAGAATAGTAGTTAAAGTAAACACTAAAAAATCTAAAACTAATAGATTAGTAGATATATATAGTCTGACTAAATTCAAACGTTCAAATAAAAATACTTGTATCAACCAGCGTCCTATAGTCAATGTTGGCGATAAGGTTGAGCAAGGTGATATCTTGGCAGATGGGTTTGCAACTGATTTTGGTGAGTTATCTTTAGGACATAACCTAATGGTCGCATTTATGCCATGGAATGGTTATAATTTTGAAGATTCAATTTTATTATCAGAAAGAGTAGTTAAAGATGATAAGTATACAAGTATACATATTGAGGAATTTACTTGTGTTGCTCGTGACACTAAACTTGGCCCAGAAGAAATAACAGCTGATATTCCAAATGTTAGTGAAAGTAGCTTAGTTAAGTTGGATGAATCAGGTATTGTCTATATAGGTGCTAATGTTGAAGCTGGAGATATCCTTGTGGCTAAAATCACGCCAAAAGCAGAGCAACAGTTGACGCCGGAAGAAAGACTGCTTAGGGCGATTTTTAATGAAAAAGCATCAAATGTTGCTGATAGTTCATTAAGAATGCCTAGTGGTACCTCAGGTACAGTTATTAATGTCCAAGTATTTGAAAATGATAAAGGTGGTAAAAGTCATAGAGCTTTAAAAATAGAAAAAGAGCTTATAGAAAAAACACGTAAAGACTTTGATGAAGAATTTAGTGTTATTGAGTCTATAGTTAAGCAATCTATTGAAAAGGATATTGTTGGAGCCGAAATTCTTAAAGCTAAAGGTCTTAAAAAAGGCGCAGTTTTAACCAAAGAGTTTTTGGAAAAACTACCTTTTTCAAGATGGTTGGAAATTACGTTTGAAGACGAGGATTTGAACACTAAGGTGCTAAAAGCCAAAGAATATTATGACGAAGCAAAAATAGCAATAGATAGTAGATTTGAAGCTAAGAAGAAATCTATAACTCAAAGTAATGAGTTATCTCCAGGTGTGCTAAAAACAGTAAAAGTATTTGTCGCTATTAAAAAGCGTATACAACCTGGTGATAAGATGGCAGGGCGTCATGGTAATAAAGGTGTGGTATCTCGGGTATTACCAATTGAAGATATGCCATATATGGAAGATGGTACTCCAGTAGATGTTTGTTTAAATCCGCTAGGTATACCATCACGTATGAATATTGGTCAGATCTTAGAAGCACATATGGGATTAGCTTCTTATGGTTTAGGTAAAAAGATAGAAAAAACTTTAGATCAAACTAGAAAAGCTGCTGAGCTAAGAAAGACTTTGGATGAAGTGTATAACAGTGTTGGCGGTAAAAAAGTGGATCTAGATGCTCTAAGTGACGAAGAAATCTTGCAGCTTTGCGAAAACCTTAAAGAAGGCGTGCCAATTGCAACACCAGTATTTGATGGTGCTAAAGAGGAAGATATTAAGTCACTACTTCAGTTAGGTGGGTTTGCAACAGATGGTCAAATGAAATTATTTGATGGTCGTACTGGTAAAGCATTTGATAGAAATGTTACTGTTGGTTACATGTATATGCTCAAGCTTGATCACTTGGTAGATGATAAAATGCATGCTAGATCAACAGGATCATATAGTTTGGTTACACAGCAACCTTTAGGTGGTAAAGCTCAGTTTGGTGGCCAGAGATTTGGTGAGATGGAAGTTTGGGCATTACAAGCTTATGGCGCAGCTTATACGTTAAGAGAAATGCTAACAGTTAAATCAGATGATATAGCTGGTAGGTCAAAAATGTATAAGAACATAGTTGACGGTAAACTAACTATGAATGTTGATGTGCCAGAATCCTTCAACGTTTTAAGAAATGAAGTTAGAGCGTTGGGTATAGATATGGATTTTGACTACTCAGCAGAGGAAGAATAA